From Flavobacterium alkalisoli, the proteins below share one genomic window:
- a CDS encoding MutS-related protein, with amino-acid sequence MDFYTSRLSQFTQELELLKKRYNTISLLRLIAAVCFLFFGWQAIKNSWDMLFNLTSMFICAIAFIVLMKKHSQVAKAKTRAIALVEINKNEIAYLKREAIPFPDGGEFVDFHHTYSYDLDMFGNKSLFHNINRTETYRGKVKLASMLLKVLPQQEILQNQEAIKELADKAEWRQEIRALGKVNKDSNILYKKLTDWSKKGLYEIPKWTMVLAYVLPILLAACLLGYIFVREEKLLTYAGYLFIFNLGFVSSRFKLIKAEIADTTELHEIIYNYSLIIEQIENETFKSEKLQQLQKKLLLNNHKAGEQIKVLSELFSRMDTVNNLFVMIAFNGGFLFHLHTLNSLLKWKKQHAEAVSEWLEVIAEAEALSSIANLYYNNPDFVFPQLNNEYKISFTNVAHPLLNAQTRVGNDVDFNPKFMILTGSNMSGKSTFLRSLGVNMVLAGIGAPVCATQANIHPMPVLVSMRLSDSLSDSESYFYAEIKRLKQIMDSLEQEKAFVLLDEILRGTNSDDKRTGTIEVVKKMVARKAIGAIATHDVEVCNTTFKYPEDLSNNCFEAQIINNDLYFDYTLREGICKNKSATFLMEKMGVI; translated from the coding sequence ATGGATTTTTATACATCACGCCTTTCACAATTTACCCAGGAACTTGAACTTTTAAAAAAACGCTATAACACTATAAGTTTATTAAGGCTTATTGCTGCTGTATGCTTTCTGTTTTTTGGCTGGCAGGCTATTAAGAACAGTTGGGATATGCTGTTTAACCTTACCAGTATGTTTATTTGTGCCATTGCTTTTATAGTACTGATGAAAAAGCACTCGCAGGTAGCTAAAGCAAAAACCAGGGCAATTGCATTGGTAGAAATCAATAAGAATGAAATAGCCTATTTAAAACGTGAGGCAATTCCGTTTCCTGACGGAGGTGAGTTTGTAGATTTTCATCATACCTATTCCTACGATCTGGATATGTTTGGCAACAAGTCATTGTTTCATAATATTAACCGTACGGAAACCTATAGAGGTAAAGTAAAACTAGCCTCTATGCTTTTAAAAGTCCTGCCACAGCAGGAAATACTTCAAAATCAGGAAGCCATAAAAGAGCTTGCCGATAAGGCCGAGTGGAGGCAGGAAATAAGGGCCTTGGGGAAGGTTAATAAGGATAGCAATATTCTATATAAAAAGCTTACCGACTGGAGTAAAAAAGGGCTGTATGAAATTCCGAAATGGACAATGGTACTGGCTTATGTATTGCCAATATTATTAGCAGCCTGCTTATTAGGGTACATATTTGTTAGGGAAGAGAAACTGCTCACCTATGCAGGCTATCTTTTTATCTTTAATCTGGGTTTTGTTTCATCCCGATTTAAATTAATTAAAGCAGAAATAGCCGATACTACAGAGCTTCATGAGATTATTTATAACTACAGCCTTATAATTGAACAGATAGAGAACGAAACTTTTAAAAGTGAAAAGTTACAACAACTGCAAAAAAAGCTTTTACTGAATAACCATAAGGCAGGAGAGCAGATTAAAGTACTTTCTGAACTTTTTTCAAGAATGGATACGGTTAATAACCTCTTTGTGATGATTGCTTTTAACGGAGGTTTCCTATTTCATCTGCATACGCTTAATTCGCTTTTAAAATGGAAAAAACAGCATGCAGAGGCAGTTTCAGAATGGCTTGAGGTAATTGCTGAGGCCGAAGCCTTAAGCAGTATTGCCAATCTGTATTACAATAACCCCGATTTTGTATTCCCGCAGCTTAATAATGAATATAAAATATCCTTTACTAATGTTGCACATCCGTTGCTTAATGCACAGACGAGGGTAGGCAATGATGTTGATTTCAATCCGAAGTTTATGATTCTAACAGGATCTAACATGTCGGGTAAAAGTACATTTTTAAGAAGTTTAGGAGTAAATATGGTATTAGCTGGCATTGGGGCTCCTGTTTGTGCCACTCAGGCTAATATACACCCGATGCCTGTGTTGGTTTCCATGAGACTTTCCGATTCATTATCTGACAGTGAATCGTACTTCTATGCTGAAATAAAGCGTTTAAAACAGATTATGGACAGTCTGGAACAGGAAAAGGCATTTGTGTTATTGGATGAAATACTTCGTGGTACGAACTCTGACGATAAGCGTACGGGAACTATTGAAGTGGTTAAGAAAATGGTTGCCCGAAAGGCTATTGGCGCTATTGCAACCCACGATGTTGAAGTTTGTAATACCACTTTTAAATATCCGGAAGATTTGAGTAATAATTGTTTTGAAGCACAGATTATTAATAACGACCTTTATTTTGATTATACACTTAGGGAAGGTATTTGTAAAAACAAAAGTGCGACTTTCCTTATGGAAAAAATGGGTGTTATATAA
- the dnaN gene encoding DNA polymerase III subunit beta, whose amino-acid sequence MKFIVSSSYLLKQLQVLGSVINSSNTLPILDNFLFELNSNELTVSASDLETTMSATLEIDSESQGSVAVPAKLLLETLKTFPEQPLTFTVEDNNTIEISSNSGKYALAYAAGEEFPKAVSLEDPSSTLVPADVLATAVSKTIFAAGNDDLRPVMSGVFFQFSPEGLTFVATDAHKLVKYARTDVKASQVADFIMPRKPLNILKGILATSDAEVKIEYNDSNATFSFDNYVLTCRLIDGKYPNYEAVIPKENPNKLLINRTSFLSSVRRVAIFSNKTTHQIRLKIAGTELNISAEDIDYSNKAEERLTCDYQGDDMQIGFNSRFLTEMLTNLQSDEIMLEMSLPNRAGILTPIDGLDEGETVTMLVMPVMLNS is encoded by the coding sequence ATGAAATTTATAGTATCCAGTTCATATTTACTAAAACAGCTTCAGGTTTTAGGAAGCGTTATCAACAGCAGTAACACACTGCCTATTCTAGATAACTTCCTTTTTGAATTAAACAGCAATGAGCTTACGGTTTCTGCTTCAGACCTTGAAACAACAATGTCTGCTACTCTTGAAATAGATTCAGAGAGTCAGGGTAGCGTTGCCGTGCCTGCAAAACTGTTACTGGAAACCTTAAAAACATTCCCGGAGCAGCCGCTTACTTTTACTGTAGAAGATAACAACACTATAGAAATAAGCTCAAACTCGGGTAAATATGCACTTGCTTATGCAGCAGGTGAAGAATTCCCTAAAGCGGTATCGCTTGAAGATCCTTCTTCTACCCTGGTTCCTGCAGATGTACTTGCAACAGCAGTAAGTAAAACTATTTTTGCTGCCGGTAACGACGATCTTCGTCCGGTAATGTCGGGTGTATTTTTCCAGTTCTCACCGGAGGGACTTACTTTTGTAGCTACCGATGCTCACAAACTGGTTAAATATGCAAGAACTGATGTAAAAGCTTCTCAGGTGGCCGATTTTATCATGCCAAGAAAGCCGCTTAACATACTTAAAGGTATCCTTGCAACATCTGATGCTGAAGTTAAAATTGAGTACAACGATTCTAACGCTACATTCTCTTTTGACAACTACGTATTAACCTGCCGACTAATTGACGGTAAATACCCTAACTACGAAGCGGTTATACCTAAAGAGAATCCTAATAAGCTTTTAATAAACAGGACTTCTTTCTTAAGCTCTGTTCGTCGTGTGGCCATCTTCTCTAACAAGACTACCCACCAAATACGTCTTAAAATTGCAGGTACAGAACTAAACATTTCTGCTGAGGATATTGATTACTCAAACAAAGCAGAAGAAAGACTTACTTGTGATTACCAGGGTGATGATATGCAGATAGGTTTCAATTCGCGTTTCCTTACTGAGATGCTTACTAACCTGCAAAGCGACGAAATTATGCTGGAAATGTCGTTACCAAACCGTGCCGGTATCCTTACCCCTATAGACGGGCTTGATGAAGGAGAAACCGTTACCATGCTGGTAATGCCTGTTATGCTAAACAGCTAA
- a CDS encoding alpha/beta fold hydrolase, with the protein MPFITTNSVSLSGSSEEVKIFYQDIGRGKPVVLIHGWPLNHAMWEYQLNELPKHNIRVIAYDRRGFGMSSRPWEGYDYDTFASDLKALIEELELNDVTLVGFSMGGGEVARYLSKYNEDGRVTKAALISAVTPYLLLTDDNPTGVNQSTFDAIHDQLEQDRAHFLAGFGKTFFGVHLFSHPVSDDHLQHTLNMAMNSAGYATIKSMQAWSTTDFRRDLPKIKIPLLIIHGKADETVPIDGSAEETAKYVPHSQYIIYDDAPHGLFYTHREKFNEDIINFINS; encoded by the coding sequence ATGCCATTTATTACAACAAATTCTGTTAGTTTATCCGGAAGTTCAGAAGAAGTAAAGATATTTTATCAGGATATCGGTAGGGGCAAACCGGTAGTTTTAATTCACGGTTGGCCGCTTAATCATGCCATGTGGGAATACCAGCTTAACGAGCTTCCTAAACATAATATTAGAGTTATAGCTTACGACAGGAGAGGATTCGGAATGTCTTCACGCCCTTGGGAAGGTTATGACTACGATACCTTTGCTTCCGATCTTAAAGCACTTATAGAAGAACTTGAGCTTAACGATGTGACCCTTGTAGGTTTTTCAATGGGAGGCGGAGAAGTAGCCCGTTACCTTTCTAAATACAATGAGGACGGAAGAGTTACAAAAGCAGCTCTTATAAGCGCTGTAACGCCTTATTTATTGCTTACGGATGATAATCCTACAGGAGTGAATCAAAGTACGTTTGATGCTATTCATGATCAGTTAGAGCAGGACAGGGCACATTTTCTGGCAGGTTTTGGTAAAACCTTCTTTGGGGTTCATTTGTTTAGCCATCCTGTTAGTGACGACCATTTACAGCATACCCTTAATATGGCAATGAACTCTGCCGGATATGCAACCATCAAATCAATGCAGGCATGGTCTACAACCGATTTCAGGAGAGATTTACCTAAGATAAAAATCCCTTTACTTATAATTCACGGTAAGGCCGATGAAACGGTACCTATTGATGGTTCTGCCGAAGAAACCGCCAAATACGTGCCTCACAGTCAATATATAATATATGATGATGCTCCTCACGGGCTTTTCTATACACATAGGGAGAAATTTAATGAGGATATTATAAACTTTATAAATTCATAA